In Miniphocaeibacter halophilus, the following proteins share a genomic window:
- the prfA gene encoding peptide chain release factor 1, protein MFENLSTIEKNFTDLETKISDPEVMKDMNNWQKLVKEHADLKPIVDKYKEYSHAVNILKEDKEMLNEKIDDDMREMLKEEISTLEEDIEKFEGELKILLLPKDPNDHKNVFLEIRAGAGGDEAGLFAGELLRMYQMYADKQGWSTEIMEITDQGVGGIKEAVIMIKGNGAYSKLKYESGVHRVQRVPTTESSGRIHTSAATVAVLPEADDVDVQIESKDIRIDVFRSSGNGGQSVNTTDSAVRITHMPTGIVVSCQDEKSQLKNKDKAMKILKSRLYDQMMEEQNKDIADDRKSQVGSGDRSERIRTYNFPQGRVTDHRINLTLYRLQDFLDGNIDEMLDSLITYDQTEKLKLVG, encoded by the coding sequence ATGTTTGAGAATTTATCAACAATTGAAAAGAATTTTACAGATTTGGAAACCAAAATTTCAGATCCGGAAGTAATGAAGGATATGAATAATTGGCAAAAATTAGTAAAAGAACATGCAGACTTAAAACCTATAGTAGATAAATATAAGGAATATAGTCATGCAGTTAATATTTTAAAAGAAGACAAAGAAATGCTTAATGAAAAAATAGATGATGATATGAGGGAAATGCTTAAGGAAGAAATTTCTACATTAGAAGAGGATATAGAAAAATTCGAAGGTGAATTAAAAATTCTATTATTACCTAAGGACCCAAATGATCATAAAAATGTTTTTCTGGAAATAAGAGCAGGAGCTGGTGGAGATGAAGCCGGTTTATTTGCTGGAGAATTACTTAGAATGTATCAAATGTACGCAGATAAACAAGGCTGGTCAACAGAAATTATGGAAATAACAGACCAAGGTGTTGGCGGTATAAAAGAAGCTGTTATTATGATAAAGGGTAATGGAGCATATTCAAAACTAAAATATGAATCTGGTGTTCACAGGGTACAAAGAGTTCCTACAACAGAGTCCAGTGGAAGAATTCATACTTCTGCAGCAACAGTAGCGGTTTTACCTGAAGCAGATGATGTTGACGTACAAATAGAATCTAAGGATATTAGAATAGATGTATTTAGATCTTCCGGAAATGGTGGACAATCTGTTAATACAACGGACTCAGCAGTAAGAATTACCCACATGCCTACAGGAATTGTAGTTTCATGTCAAGATGAAAAATCACAGTTAAAGAATAAAGATAAGGCTATGAAAATATTAAAGTCCCGTCTTTATGATCAAATGATGGAAGAGCAAAATAAAGACATAGCTGATGATAGGAAATCCCAAGTAGGGTCAGGAGACAGATCTGAAAGAATAAGAACCTATAATTTCCCACAAGGAAGGGTAACAGATCATAGAATAAATTTAACATTATATAGATTACAGGATTTCTTAGATGGTAACATAGATGAAATGCTGGATTCATTAATAACATATGATCAAACAGAAAAACTTAAACTAGTAGGATAA